Proteins from a genomic interval of Cognatishimia sp. WU-CL00825:
- a CDS encoding NAD(P)/FAD-dependent oxidoreductase, whose amino-acid sequence MDYNTVILGAGAAGLMCAAHCKGKTLVLDHAKNPGEKIRISGGGRCNFTNLYASHENFISQNPHFCKSALSRYSQWDFLELIAKHNIAYHEKTLGQLFCDNSAKDIIQMLLDEMKESGAELWTQTNILSVSYSNDFYTVEIERAGKRREIRCTNLVLATGGKSIPKMGATGLAYDIARQFGLTLTDVRPALVPFTFPEGRYKPLAGVSLPVRIASGQTQFEEAMLFTHRGLSGPAVLQISSYWTEGAPITVNLSPTSDLFETLRQKRISDGRRNLSTIMAQIFPTRLADYLVKELALHGNIADQSDAALSKLATQLTQWQLTPSGTEGYRTAEVTLGGISTDNLSSKTMQAKNQPGLYVIGEAVDVTGWLGGFNFQWAWSSGFAAGQAIQQALPKSAA is encoded by the coding sequence ATGGATTATAACACCGTAATACTCGGCGCCGGAGCCGCAGGCCTGATGTGTGCAGCACATTGCAAAGGCAAAACGCTGGTGCTGGATCACGCCAAAAACCCAGGTGAAAAAATTCGAATTTCCGGCGGCGGGCGGTGTAATTTCACTAATCTTTATGCCAGCCACGAGAACTTTATTTCACAAAATCCGCACTTCTGCAAAAGCGCTCTCAGCCGATATTCACAGTGGGATTTTCTAGAGCTGATTGCCAAGCACAACATCGCCTATCACGAAAAAACCTTGGGGCAATTGTTTTGTGATAATTCCGCCAAAGACATCATCCAGATGCTTCTGGATGAAATGAAAGAATCTGGCGCGGAACTTTGGACCCAAACCAACATACTGTCTGTGTCTTATTCCAATGATTTCTATACCGTTGAAATCGAGCGAGCGGGAAAGCGGCGGGAAATTCGTTGCACAAACCTGGTTCTGGCCACTGGCGGAAAATCTATCCCCAAAATGGGGGCCACTGGGCTGGCATATGACATAGCACGTCAATTTGGTTTGACACTTACAGATGTCCGGCCCGCCCTTGTGCCATTCACTTTTCCAGAAGGACGCTACAAACCATTGGCCGGCGTTTCGCTCCCGGTGCGCATCGCATCTGGGCAAACCCAATTTGAAGAAGCCATGCTGTTCACCCACCGAGGTCTTTCTGGTCCTGCTGTTTTGCAAATCAGCAGCTATTGGACCGAAGGAGCGCCAATAACAGTGAATCTTTCGCCAACTTCAGACCTCTTTGAAACCCTAAGGCAAAAGCGCATTTCGGACGGTCGTCGCAACCTAAGCACCATAATGGCCCAGATTTTCCCCACAAGACTTGCTGATTATCTGGTGAAGGAATTGGCGCTGCACGGCAATATCGCCGACCAAAGCGATGCTGCATTGTCCAAACTGGCGACACAGCTAACGCAATGGCAACTAACGCCGTCAGGCACCGAGGGATACCGCACAGCAGAAGTAACTCTTGGTGGTATCAGTACCGACAATTTGTCGTCAAAAACCATGCAAGCCAAAAACCAACCCGGCCTTTATGTCATCGGCGAAGCTGTTGACGTAACGGGTTGGCTTGGCGGTTTCAATTTTCAATGGGCCTGGTCATCAGGCTTTGCAGCGGGACAAGCCATTCAACAAGCTTTGCCCAAGTCTGCTGCGTGA
- the ftsW gene encoding putative lipid II flippase FtsW codes for MTEMVYGALPVRDVEPILPKWWRTLDKWTMSCILILFGIGLLLGLAASPPLAEKNGFPHFYYVLRQSVFGAAALFAMVVTSMMSPKLVRRLAVMGFLAAFLALLMLPFFGTDFGKGAVRWYSLGFASVQPSEFLKPGFVVVAAWLMAANQEINGPPGKLWSFCLTVSIALVLVMQPDFGQACLILFAWGVMYFIAGAPMTLLVAMMLLVIIGGMFAYNSSEHFARRIDGFLSADVDPTTQLGYATNAIREGGFFGVGVGEGQVKWSLPDAHTDFIIAVAAEEYGLLLVLLILGLYAFIVGRSFLRLMRERDPFIRLAGTGLAAMFGVQAMINMGVAVRLLPAKGMTLPFVSYGGSSLIAGGIAVGMLLAFTRSRPQGEISDILRGHYR; via the coding sequence ATGACAGAAATGGTTTATGGCGCACTCCCTGTACGGGATGTTGAGCCGATTCTTCCAAAATGGTGGCGCACTCTAGATAAATGGACGATGTCCTGCATCTTGATCCTGTTCGGCATCGGCTTGCTTTTGGGCCTGGCGGCCAGTCCGCCCTTGGCCGAAAAAAATGGATTTCCGCATTTTTATTATGTGTTGCGTCAGTCCGTGTTTGGGGCAGCTGCCTTATTTGCCATGGTCGTCACATCGATGATGAGTCCCAAGTTGGTGCGCAGGCTGGCTGTAATGGGCTTCTTGGCAGCGTTTTTAGCATTATTGATGTTGCCCTTCTTTGGTACAGATTTTGGAAAAGGGGCGGTGCGTTGGTACAGCCTTGGGTTTGCATCGGTCCAGCCGTCGGAATTTCTGAAACCCGGATTTGTGGTGGTAGCGGCCTGGCTGATGGCCGCAAATCAAGAAATCAACGGCCCTCCTGGGAAACTTTGGTCATTTTGCTTGACGGTTTCCATTGCCCTTGTGTTGGTCATGCAGCCTGATTTTGGCCAGGCCTGTCTGATTTTATTTGCTTGGGGTGTGATGTATTTCATCGCTGGTGCGCCAATGACACTTTTGGTGGCGATGATGTTGTTGGTGATCATTGGCGGCATGTTCGCTTACAATAGTTCAGAACATTTTGCTCGACGTATTGACGGCTTTTTAAGCGCAGATGTCGACCCGACAACTCAACTTGGTTATGCCACCAATGCCATTCGCGAAGGTGGGTTTTTTGGTGTCGGCGTGGGCGAGGGGCAGGTGAAGTGGAGCTTGCCTGATGCCCATACAGATTTTATCATTGCAGTTGCAGCCGAAGAATATGGCCTGTTGCTGGTGCTGCTTATCTTGGGGCTTTACGCTTTTATCGTGGGGCGGTCTTTTTTAAGACTGATGCGAGAGCGGGATCCGTTTATTCGTTTGGCAGGCACGGGGCTGGCCGCAATGTTTGGTGTTCAGGCGATGATTAACATGGGTGTTGCAGTACGTTTGCTTCCGGCAAAAGGCATGACATTGCCCTTTGTGAGTTATGGCGGTAGTTCTTTGATTGCAGGCGGTATCGCCGTAGGGATGCTATTGGCATTCACGCGCAGCCGTCCACAAGGTGAAATTAGCGACATTCTTCGAGGTCACTACAGATGA
- a CDS encoding UDP-N-acetylglucosamine--N-acetylmuramyl-(pentapeptide) pyrophosphoryl-undecaprenol N-acetylglucosamine transferase, which translates to MTDKPLLVIAAGGTGGHMFPAQALAEAMLAKGWRVQLSTDSRGARYTGAFPSEVDIQQVQSATFARGSFLNKMMVPFRVLSGILGAAMKMRRSKPNAVVGFGGYPTIPAMGAAFLLRLPRMIHEQNGVLGRVNSLFAKRVNYVACGTSPTQVPEGTNDVHVGNPVRASVLERAGAGYIPPGDYPMSILVIGGSQGARILSDVVPPAIDALPSEIRRHVRVSHQAREEDIERVSQYYVDQGVDADVRSFFTDIPERMTEAQLVISRSGASSVADISVIGRPSILVPFAAATGDHQSANARGLADAGAAIVIPETLLEVDSLSAQIAVVLGDSDGGLQMSRRALSVARPDATEQLVALVEEIAN; encoded by the coding sequence ATGACAGATAAGCCGTTGCTGGTAATTGCAGCCGGAGGCACGGGGGGGCATATGTTCCCAGCCCAAGCCCTTGCGGAGGCGATGCTAGCCAAAGGGTGGCGCGTGCAACTGAGCACGGATTCCCGTGGTGCAAGATATACGGGTGCTTTTCCCAGTGAAGTTGATATCCAACAAGTGCAGTCTGCGACATTTGCGCGGGGCAGCTTTTTGAACAAAATGATGGTGCCATTTCGGGTGCTATCTGGCATTCTGGGTGCCGCCATGAAAATGCGGCGCAGCAAGCCGAACGCCGTTGTAGGCTTTGGTGGATACCCCACAATTCCTGCAATGGGCGCGGCGTTTTTGTTGCGTTTGCCGCGGATGATCCATGAACAAAATGGCGTACTTGGCCGTGTGAACTCGTTGTTTGCAAAGCGCGTAAACTATGTGGCCTGCGGCACTTCTCCAACGCAGGTTCCAGAGGGAACCAATGATGTGCATGTTGGTAATCCGGTACGCGCTTCAGTGCTTGAACGCGCGGGTGCAGGATATATTCCACCGGGCGATTACCCGATGTCGATACTGGTGATTGGTGGATCGCAAGGCGCGCGCATTCTAAGTGATGTTGTGCCTCCAGCAATTGATGCGCTGCCCTCTGAAATTCGCCGTCATGTGCGAGTGTCCCATCAAGCACGTGAAGAAGATATCGAACGGGTCAGCCAATACTATGTTGATCAAGGTGTAGACGCCGATGTGCGGAGCTTTTTTACCGATATCCCGGAACGTATGACAGAGGCACAACTGGTTATTTCACGGTCGGGCGCATCCTCTGTTGCAGATATTTCGGTGATTGGCAGGCCATCGATTCTGGTGCCTTTTGCTGCGGCAACAGGCGACCACCAAAGTGCCAATGCGCGAGGACTTGCCGATGCCGGTGCTGCGATCGTCATTCCAGAAACATTGCTAGAAGTGGACAGTTTGTCTGCACAGATCGCTGTGGTCCTCGGAGATTCGGATGGTGGCTTGCAAATGTCGCGCCGCGCTTTGTCGGTGGCGAGGCCAGATGCCACCGAACAATTGGTCGCGCTGGTTGAAGAAATAGCGAATTAA
- the murC gene encoding UDP-N-acetylmuramate--L-alanine ligase has product MNAATKLPGDVGPIHFVGIGGIGMSGIAEVLLNHGYVVQGSDLKSSKITNRLEKMGATVFLGQSAENLENAEVVVISSAIKPGNAELDEARLRGLPVVRRAEMLAELMRLKSNIAVAGTHGKTTTTTMVAALLDHGSFDPTVVNGGIIHAYDSNARVGDGEWMVVEADESDGTFNRLPATIAIVTNIDPEHMEHWGDFDALRAGFHEFVSNIPFYGLAVCCTDHPEVQALVGKITDRRVVTFGFNTQADVRAVNLTYSAGIAHFDIALQAEGQIIEGCSLPMPGDHNVSNALSAVAIARHLGMSADDIRDALANFGGVNRRFTKVGEINGVSIIDDYGHHPVEIAAVLKAARQASEGRVIAVHQPHRYSRLSSLFEEFCTCFNEADVVAIAEVFGAGEDPIKGAERDDLVAGLIAHGHRHARAIVNEDDLERLVREQTAPGDIVVCLGAGTISTWANGLPARLTA; this is encoded by the coding sequence ATGAACGCTGCAACCAAACTTCCGGGTGATGTCGGACCGATTCATTTTGTTGGAATTGGTGGGATTGGCATGTCTGGAATTGCCGAGGTTTTGCTAAACCACGGCTATGTTGTGCAAGGTTCTGATCTGAAATCCAGTAAGATCACCAACCGCTTGGAAAAGATGGGTGCAACAGTTTTTCTTGGGCAAAGCGCCGAAAATTTGGAAAATGCAGAGGTTGTTGTGATCTCTTCTGCTATCAAACCTGGCAATGCGGAACTGGATGAGGCGCGTTTGCGCGGCTTGCCGGTTGTGCGCCGGGCTGAAATGTTGGCGGAATTAATGCGCCTGAAATCCAATATCGCGGTTGCAGGCACGCATGGAAAAACCACAACCACAACAATGGTTGCCGCTCTGCTTGATCACGGCAGTTTTGATCCAACTGTTGTGAATGGCGGGATTATTCACGCTTATGATTCCAACGCACGCGTTGGAGACGGCGAATGGATGGTTGTGGAGGCAGACGAAAGCGATGGTACATTCAATCGACTGCCTGCAACCATTGCCATCGTTACAAATATCGACCCGGAACATATGGAACACTGGGGTGATTTTGACGCTCTGCGCGCAGGGTTCCACGAATTTGTCTCAAACATCCCATTCTATGGCTTGGCGGTCTGCTGCACCGATCATCCGGAAGTACAGGCGCTTGTTGGGAAGATAACCGACAGACGTGTGGTGACATTTGGGTTTAACACGCAAGCTGACGTGCGCGCTGTCAATTTGACCTATTCTGCGGGCATCGCACATTTTGATATCGCGTTGCAGGCTGAGGGGCAGATCATAGAGGGATGTAGCCTGCCAATGCCCGGTGATCACAATGTGTCTAACGCGCTTAGCGCAGTTGCGATTGCGCGGCATTTGGGCATGTCTGCAGATGATATCAGAGACGCATTGGCCAACTTTGGCGGTGTGAATCGCCGGTTCACCAAGGTTGGTGAAATCAACGGTGTTTCGATTATTGATGATTATGGTCACCACCCAGTCGAGATTGCGGCGGTACTAAAGGCCGCGCGCCAAGCCAGCGAGGGCAGGGTGATTGCCGTACATCAGCCACACCGTTATTCACGTCTTAGCAGCTTGTTTGAAGAGTTTTGCACCTGCTTTAACGAGGCAGACGTTGTCGCCATTGCCGAAGTTTTTGGCGCTGGCGAAGACCCAATCAAAGGGGCTGAACGCGACGATTTGGTTGCGGGGTTGATAGCGCATGGCCATCGCCATGCCCGCGCGATTGTGAACGAAGATGATCTGGAGCGCTTGGTGCGTGAGCAAACAGCACCCGGGGATATCGTCGTTTGTTTGGGGGCAGGTACAATTAGTACATGGGCAAATGGCTTACCAGCACGCCTTACTGCTTAA
- a CDS encoding DUF2484 family protein, with amino-acid sequence MFPSRDNHWRFAYIMMAFGVPILIWVFLENGPYVAAILLVGAMWVMRWPVIYLVRWVRRVSGL; translated from the coding sequence ATGTTTCCAAGCCGTGACAATCATTGGCGATTTGCCTATATCATGATGGCGTTTGGTGTCCCCATTTTGATTTGGGTTTTTCTTGAGAACGGCCCCTATGTAGCAGCAATTTTGTTGGTTGGTGCGATGTGGGTTATGCGTTGGCCGGTCATCTATTTAGTAAGGTGGGTGCGTCGAGTGTCTGGCTTATGA
- the murB gene encoding UDP-N-acetylmuramate dehydrogenase — MTKLPEVRGKLSQNRLLADLTWLRVGGPADWLFQPADLADLQHFLAELPKDIEVFPMGVGSNLIVRDGGLRAVVIRMGRGFNTIDIKGNRVTAGVAALDAHVARKAAEAGVDLTFLRTIPGAIGGAVCMNAGCYGSYIADVFVSAKAVNPSGQLVTLTADDLRFEYRQSQLAQGWVLVEATFEAPFGDPDALRARMDAQLAKRDATQPTKQRSAGSTFRNPAGFSSTGRSDDVHDLKAWKVIDDAGLRGAIVGGAQMSDMHSNFMINTGGATAADLENLGEEVRKKVFENSGITLEWEIKRVGEFKD; from the coding sequence ATGACTAAACTGCCAGAAGTGCGCGGTAAGCTGAGCCAAAACCGGCTTTTGGCTGATTTGACATGGCTGCGCGTTGGCGGACCGGCTGATTGGTTGTTTCAACCGGCGGATTTGGCGGATTTGCAGCATTTTCTTGCGGAATTACCGAAAGATATTGAAGTGTTTCCCATGGGTGTTGGCAGCAATCTGATCGTTCGCGATGGTGGATTACGAGCCGTCGTAATACGAATGGGGCGTGGATTTAATACAATAGACATCAAAGGCAACCGTGTAACAGCGGGTGTGGCAGCGCTGGACGCACATGTTGCTCGTAAAGCCGCCGAAGCAGGCGTAGATCTTACATTTTTGCGTACAATTCCCGGTGCAATTGGTGGTGCAGTATGCATGAATGCTGGCTGCTATGGTTCTTATATTGCAGATGTTTTTGTCAGCGCAAAAGCCGTCAACCCAAGTGGCCAGCTGGTCACTTTGACAGCAGATGACCTGAGATTTGAATACCGCCAATCCCAGTTAGCACAGGGTTGGGTATTGGTTGAAGCGACATTCGAAGCACCGTTTGGTGATCCAGACGCGTTGAGAGCGCGTATGGATGCGCAACTTGCCAAACGCGACGCCACGCAACCGACCAAACAGCGCAGCGCGGGCAGTACTTTTCGAAACCCAGCGGGTTTTTCAAGCACTGGGCGCTCTGATGATGTGCATGATTTGAAAGCTTGGAAGGTCATCGACGACGCTGGGCTGCGCGGTGCAATTGTTGGCGGTGCACAGATGAGCGATATGCATTCTAACTTTATGATCAACACCGGTGGCGCAACTGCCGCAGATTTAGAAAACCTTGGCGAAGAAGTCAGAAAAAAGGTTTTCGAAAATAGTGGAATAACGCTAGAGTGGGAAATCAAACGGGTCGGCGAGTTTAAAGACTGA
- a CDS encoding D-alanine--D-alanine ligase has product MSSRATPKVAVLMGGPSAEREVSLSSGRECAAALREGGFEVVEVDAGHHLALELQKIQPDVIFNALHGRWGEDGCVQGMLEWLGLPYTHSGVLASSLAMDKERSKAAYRSAGLPVVDSVIADKTQIQSAHVMPPPYVVKPNNEGSSVGVYIVHEAANAPPKLDPELPDELMVETYVAGRELTATVMGDRALSVTDIITDGWYDYDAKYVAGGSRHVVPADIPKEIFSACLDYALKAHRVLGCRGLSRTDFRWDDTKGLAGLVLLETNTQPGMTPTSLSPEQAQACDISFIELCKWLVEDASCNR; this is encoded by the coding sequence ATGTCGAGCAGGGCAACTCCGAAAGTGGCGGTACTGATGGGCGGGCCCTCTGCTGAACGCGAGGTCTCTTTGTCGTCGGGGCGTGAATGCGCCGCTGCTTTAAGAGAAGGTGGATTTGAAGTTGTCGAAGTTGATGCAGGTCATCATCTGGCACTGGAATTGCAAAAAATTCAACCTGATGTGATATTCAACGCCTTGCACGGGCGTTGGGGTGAAGATGGCTGTGTGCAGGGCATGCTTGAATGGCTGGGCCTGCCCTATACGCATTCCGGCGTTTTGGCGTCGTCACTTGCTATGGATAAAGAGCGTTCAAAAGCCGCATATCGGTCTGCAGGCCTGCCAGTTGTTGACAGTGTGATCGCTGACAAAACACAAATTCAGTCAGCACATGTGATGCCCCCCCCCTATGTGGTGAAGCCAAATAACGAAGGCTCATCGGTTGGGGTTTATATTGTACACGAAGCGGCAAATGCGCCCCCTAAACTTGACCCGGAATTGCCTGACGAGCTTATGGTCGAGACCTATGTGGCCGGTCGTGAACTTACAGCGACGGTCATGGGGGATCGTGCTCTGTCAGTTACAGATATCATAACTGATGGCTGGTATGACTATGACGCCAAATATGTGGCCGGCGGGTCACGTCACGTTGTGCCTGCAGACATTCCCAAAGAGATTTTTTCGGCTTGTCTTGACTATGCGCTCAAGGCGCATCGTGTTTTGGGCTGTCGTGGCTTAAGCCGCACTGATTTTCGGTGGGACGACACCAAAGGTCTTGCAGGATTGGTGCTATTGGAAACCAATACCCAACCTGGCATGACGCCAACATCGCTAAGCCCAGAACAGGCGCAAGCGTGTGATATTTCCTTTATCGAACTTTGTAAGTGGTTGGTTGAGGATGCGTCATGCAACCGGTGA
- a CDS encoding cell division protein FtsQ/DivIB has protein sequence MQPVNSRIDPAPSRLSYRYQRMMLTPLFRFGLRVVMPFSVAALAAGVWFSDQDRRDNINMVIDDVRTSIVERPEFMVQAMAIDGASIGVSEDIREILPIDFPMSSFDLDLNAMKETIAGLSPVKSASLRVRPGGVLQVNIVERTPVLLWRLRDGLHLVDAEGFVVAEANGRYAHENLPVIAGQGAEKQTTEALNLIQAAGPLSTRVRGLVRVGDRRWDVVLDRDQRILLPEIGSVSALERVVALSQVQEMLERDLQVVDMRIGDRPTIRIAERSVQSWWQIREIRVGKEE, from the coding sequence ATGCAACCGGTGAACTCTCGCATAGATCCCGCCCCATCTCGCCTTTCATATCGTTATCAACGAATGATGCTGACCCCCTTGTTTCGATTTGGCCTGCGTGTTGTGATGCCCTTTTCAGTAGCGGCACTCGCAGCAGGTGTTTGGTTTTCTGACCAAGACCGCCGGGACAACATTAACATGGTGATCGACGATGTGCGCACCAGCATTGTCGAACGCCCGGAATTCATGGTTCAGGCTATGGCGATTGATGGTGCCAGCATCGGTGTCAGTGAAGATATTCGGGAAATTTTGCCGATAGACTTCCCCATGAGTAGTTTTGATCTGGATCTAAACGCAATGAAGGAGACCATTGCAGGTCTTTCACCGGTAAAATCTGCATCGCTTCGTGTGCGACCTGGTGGCGTTTTGCAGGTTAATATTGTCGAGCGTACCCCCGTTCTGTTGTGGCGTCTGCGAGACGGATTGCACCTTGTGGATGCCGAAGGTTTTGTGGTTGCCGAAGCCAATGGTCGCTATGCGCATGAAAACTTGCCGGTGATCGCGGGCCAGGGGGCTGAAAAACAAACAACCGAAGCCTTGAACCTGATCCAAGCTGCGGGGCCATTGTCCACGCGTGTCCGTGGTCTTGTGCGCGTAGGGGATCGCAGGTGGGATGTAGTTTTGGATCGTGATCAACGCATTCTGTTACCAGAAATAGGTTCAGTTTCCGCATTAGAGCGGGTTGTCGCACTAAGCCAGGTGCAGGAAATGCTTGAACGCGATCTGCAGGTTGTAGATATGCGGATCGGCGATAGGCCAACGATAAGAATAGCAGAACGTTCGGTGCAGTCCTGGTGGCAAATCCGAGAAATCCGAGTGGGAAAAGAAGAATGA
- the ftsA gene encoding cell division protein FtsA, whose protein sequence is MIELYQSQRAMRAMRKAAMQRGVVAVLDVGTSKIACLVLRFDGGEHLAEAEGIGSLAGQSSFRVIGAASTRSRGVRFGEISAMQETERAIRTAVQAAQKMAQIRVDHVIACFAGAEPRSYGLDGRVDLEDNVVSEQDVARVLAHCDVPDYGDGREVLHAHPVNFSLDHRSGLGDPRGQMGQELTCDMHMLTVDASVVANVAHCVKRCDLELAGIANSAYVSGLSALVEDEQELGAACIDMGGGSTSLSIFMRKHMIYADSVRMGGDHVTSDISMGLQVPAATAERIKTFYGGVHATGIDDRDMIEIGGDTGDWEHDRRAVSRAELIGIIRPRVEEILEETRARLDAAGFEHLPSQKIVLTGAASQIPGLDTLASRILGQQVRLGRPMRVHGLPQATTGPGFSAAVGMCLFATRPQDECWDFDLPAERQGSRTFRKAVRWFKANW, encoded by the coding sequence ATGATTGAGCTGTATCAATCTCAGCGTGCGATGCGCGCGATGCGCAAAGCAGCAATGCAACGTGGTGTTGTTGCTGTGCTTGACGTTGGCACCTCAAAAATCGCCTGCCTTGTGCTACGCTTTGACGGGGGAGAGCATCTGGCCGAAGCAGAAGGCATTGGATCACTTGCAGGACAGTCGAGTTTTCGGGTGATCGGGGCGGCTTCTACACGCTCGCGCGGCGTCAGGTTTGGCGAAATCTCCGCGATGCAAGAGACCGAACGGGCCATTCGTACTGCCGTTCAGGCCGCTCAAAAGATGGCGCAAATTCGCGTAGATCATGTGATTGCTTGTTTTGCAGGGGCCGAGCCGCGGTCCTATGGTTTGGATGGGCGCGTGGATCTGGAAGACAACGTGGTTTCCGAGCAAGACGTGGCGCGGGTTTTGGCGCATTGTGATGTGCCTGATTATGGTGATGGACGCGAAGTTCTGCACGCGCATCCGGTAAACTTTTCATTGGATCATCGCTCTGGTTTGGGCGATCCGCGTGGACAGATGGGGCAAGAGCTGACTTGTGATATGCATATGCTGACAGTGGATGCGTCAGTGGTTGCCAATGTCGCCCATTGTGTCAAACGCTGTGATCTTGAGCTGGCTGGGATTGCCAATTCTGCCTATGTGTCAGGTCTGTCTGCGTTAGTAGAAGACGAACAAGAGCTTGGCGCGGCTTGTATTGACATGGGGGGCGGTTCAACTAGCCTCTCAATTTTTATGCGCAAACACATGATCTATGCGGATTCAGTCCGCATGGGTGGCGATCATGTTACAAGTGATATTTCGATGGGCCTGCAAGTGCCAGCTGCTACGGCGGAACGTATCAAGACATTTTATGGCGGTGTTCATGCCACCGGTATCGACGACCGAGACATGATCGAAATAGGCGGCGATACGGGCGATTGGGAGCACGATCGTCGTGCCGTCAGCCGTGCGGAGTTGATCGGAATAATTCGACCGCGGGTCGAAGAGATTTTGGAAGAAACCAGAGCCCGATTGGATGCGGCAGGATTTGAACATTTGCCTAGTCAAAAGATTGTTTTGACCGGAGCCGCAAGCCAAATTCCGGGCCTAGACACCTTGGCAAGCCGTATTTTAGGGCAGCAAGTTCGGTTGGGGCGCCCCATGCGTGTGCATGGTCTACCACAAGCCACCACGGGTCCGGGCTTTAGTGCCGCTGTTGGCATGTGCCTGTTTGCAACTCGCCCGCAAGATGAATGCTGGGATTTTGATTTACCTGCTGAACGACAAGGATCTCGTACTTTTCGCAAGGCCGTCAGGTGGTTTAAAGCGAACTGGTAA